The following proteins come from a genomic window of Synechococcus sp. BIOS-E4-1:
- a CDS encoding 2Fe-2S iron-sulfur cluster-binding protein: MRTHRVTIHWRQKGRVISHEVPEGEYILQSFEKQGDPLPFSCRNGCCTSCAVRIQQGELDQQEAMGLSRELRAKGYGLLCVARAVGPLVAETQDEDEVYDLQFGRHFGRGKITRDIPLEELETWKE; this comes from the coding sequence GTGCGGACGCATCGGGTCACCATCCACTGGAGGCAGAAGGGACGGGTCATCTCCCATGAGGTGCCTGAGGGTGAGTACATCCTGCAGAGCTTTGAGAAGCAGGGAGATCCGCTGCCTTTTTCCTGTCGGAACGGGTGCTGCACCAGTTGCGCCGTTCGTATCCAGCAGGGCGAACTGGATCAGCAGGAAGCCATGGGACTGTCCAGGGAGCTGAGGGCCAAGGGCTATGGGCTTCTCTGTGTGGCGAGAGCCGTTGGTCCGCTCGTGGCTGAAACCCAGGATGAGGACGAGGTCTATGACCTGCAGTTCGGAAGACACTTCGGGCGAGGCAAGATCACTCGTGATATTCCTCTCGAGGAACTCGAAACCTGGAAGGAATGA
- a CDS encoding ferredoxin family protein, whose protein sequence is MAHTIVTDVCEGAADCVDACPVACITPGNGKNTKGTEYYWIDFETCINCSVCLQICPIEGAILPEERSELQRPTHR, encoded by the coding sequence ATGGCGCACACGATCGTGACCGATGTCTGCGAAGGGGCGGCCGATTGCGTTGACGCCTGCCCAGTGGCATGCATTACGCCTGGAAACGGTAAAAACACAAAAGGAACTGAGTATTACTGGATTGATTTCGAGACCTGCATTAACTGCAGCGTCTGCCTCCAGATCTGCCCGATTGAAGGCGCGATCCTGCCAGAGGAACGATCTGAGCTCCAACGCCCCACGCACCGCTGA
- a CDS encoding peroxiredoxin: MKRRDFLGITVTGAAALLCKPFKARALGGKLPEIGDQAPDFDLPGTLGGGPSKDWSLENWSGRWLVLYFYPRDFTSGCTIEAHGFQESLKEFNEHQCDIAAVSADSVDDHESFCSSEGLDFTLLSDPEGKVSRQYGSWMAPYSLRHTFLIDPKGVLRARWTGVRPVGHAQDVLNTLVSEQSHSIA; encoded by the coding sequence CTGAAGCGTCGAGACTTTCTCGGCATCACAGTAACTGGGGCAGCGGCTCTGCTATGCAAACCGTTTAAGGCCAGAGCACTTGGCGGCAAACTTCCTGAAATAGGTGACCAAGCACCCGATTTTGATCTACCAGGCACCCTGGGTGGAGGTCCCTCAAAAGATTGGAGTCTGGAAAACTGGTCCGGCCGCTGGTTGGTTCTTTATTTTTATCCAAGAGATTTCACATCCGGTTGCACAATTGAAGCTCACGGATTCCAGGAATCCCTGAAAGAATTCAACGAGCATCAGTGCGACATCGCAGCTGTTTCAGCTGACAGCGTTGATGATCACGAATCATTCTGCAGCAGCGAAGGACTTGACTTCACCTTATTATCCGACCCCGAAGGCAAGGTGAGTCGCCAATACGGCTCGTGGATGGCTCCTTACTCACTTCGACATACGTTTTTGATCGATCCCAAAGGTGTTTTACGTGCTCGCTGGACTGGTGTTAGACCAGTTGGCCATGCACAGGACGTGCTAAATACTTTGGTGTCTGAACAGAGTCATTCCATTGCTTAA
- the pstC gene encoding phosphate ABC transporter permease subunit PstC, which produces MPRSLELYRLRRRPPMEKSVDGGFRILAILLASVVAMVLLAILIVVFWGSLDSMGRYGWSFLVTSNWNPVKDEYGAFTAIYGTLLTSLLALLIAVPLGVGTAIFITENIIPLKIRTLIGLMVELLAAIPSVVLGLWAIFVMEPFIRPFLEVLHKTLGWLPFFSTDPMGPGIAPAVLILVVMILPIITAISRDSLNQVPMKLRQAAYGVGTTRWGAILNVMLPAAISGIVGGVMLALGRAMGETMAVTMIIGNSNTFSWSLLAPGNTISAMLANQFGEADGSQVSSLMYAAFILMILTLAVNLLAQWLVKRLSLKY; this is translated from the coding sequence ATGCCCAGGTCGTTGGAGCTTTATCGCTTACGGCGACGTCCGCCGATGGAGAAATCGGTGGATGGCGGCTTCAGGATCCTGGCGATCCTGCTGGCCTCGGTGGTGGCAATGGTGCTGCTGGCCATCCTGATCGTGGTGTTCTGGGGATCGCTGGATTCGATGGGCCGATATGGCTGGTCATTTCTCGTGACATCCAATTGGAATCCCGTCAAAGATGAATACGGCGCCTTCACAGCCATTTACGGAACCCTGCTGACATCGCTTCTGGCATTGCTGATTGCGGTGCCTCTCGGCGTGGGAACAGCGATCTTCATCACCGAAAACATCATTCCCCTGAAAATCCGAACGCTGATCGGATTGATGGTGGAGTTGCTGGCGGCGATTCCCTCAGTGGTATTAGGCCTTTGGGCCATCTTCGTGATGGAACCGTTCATCCGTCCATTCCTTGAAGTCCTGCACAAGACCCTGGGCTGGCTGCCTTTCTTTTCAACAGATCCCATGGGGCCTGGAATCGCACCTGCGGTTTTGATTCTCGTTGTGATGATTCTGCCGATCATCACGGCGATCTCGAGGGACTCACTCAACCAGGTACCGATGAAGCTGCGTCAAGCCGCCTACGGCGTTGGCACGACGCGCTGGGGGGCGATTCTCAACGTGATGCTCCCCGCAGCGATTTCAGGAATTGTGGGTGGCGTCATGCTGGCCCTGGGACGTGCCATGGGTGAAACAATGGCCGTCACCATGATCATTGGCAATTCGAACACCTTCAGCTGGTCATTGCTGGCACCGGGGAACACCATTTCAGCAATGCTTGCCAATCAGTTTGGAGAAGCCGACGGAAGCCAAGTTTCGTCGCTGATGTATGCAGCATTTATCTTGATGATTCTCACCCTGGCGGTGAACCTACTGGCCCAATGGTTGGTCAAACGTCTGAGTCTCAAATACTGA
- the pstB gene encoding phosphate ABC transporter ATP-binding protein PstB, with protein sequence MTSTSQSSSAFKKDICLSIQNTTISYGSYEAVKSVYCDIPRGKVTAFIGPSGCGKSTVLRALNRMNDLIEGCSLKGRVLFDGADLYGPSVDPVEVRRRIGMVFQQPNPFPKSIYENIAFGARINGYTGDMDELVERSLRQAAVWDECKDKLNESGYSLSGGQQQRLCIARTIAIQPEVILMDEPCSALDPISTLKIEETMHELKKSFTIVIVTHNMQQALRVSDMTAFFNAEAVEGGSGKVGYLVEFNETEMIFNSPSQQATQDYVSGRFG encoded by the coding sequence ATGACTTCCACCAGCCAGTCAAGCAGCGCCTTCAAAAAAGACATCTGCCTCTCCATTCAGAACACCACAATCAGCTACGGCAGCTACGAGGCCGTCAAGAGCGTTTACTGCGATATTCCTCGAGGCAAAGTCACCGCATTCATCGGCCCATCAGGTTGCGGAAAATCAACGGTTCTGAGAGCACTGAATCGGATGAATGATCTGATTGAGGGCTGCAGCCTGAAAGGACGAGTGCTTTTCGACGGAGCTGATCTTTATGGTCCGTCAGTCGATCCGGTGGAAGTGAGGCGCCGAATAGGCATGGTGTTCCAGCAACCGAATCCGTTCCCAAAAAGTATTTATGAAAATATTGCTTTCGGTGCTCGAATCAACGGCTACACAGGAGATATGGATGAATTGGTTGAACGTTCACTACGCCAAGCTGCCGTTTGGGATGAGTGCAAAGACAAACTCAATGAGAGTGGGTACTCCCTGTCTGGTGGTCAACAACAACGCCTCTGCATTGCACGCACGATCGCGATTCAACCGGAAGTGATCCTGATGGATGAGCCCTGCTCAGCTCTAGATCCAATCTCGACATTGAAAATCGAGGAAACGATGCATGAATTGAAGAAGAGTTTCACGATCGTGATTGTCACGCACAACATGCAGCAGGCCTTGAGAGTGAGTGATATGACCGCTTTCTTTAATGCTGAAGCGGTCGAAGGAGGATCTGGAAAAGTCGGCTATCTCGTGGAGTTCAACGAAACAGAAATGATCTTCAATTCACCATCTCAACAAGCCACACAGGATTACGTTTCAGGTCGATTCGGCTGA
- the dnaK gene encoding molecular chaperone DnaK: protein MGRIVGIDLGTTNSVVAVLEAGRPVVIANAEGTRTTPSVLGYTKDNELLVGQPARRQLVLNPRNTFSNLKRFVGRAWDELDDGSLTVPYTVRSNSQGNVRVACPQTEREYAPEELVASILRKLVDDASTYLGEEVESAVITVPAYFNDAQRQATRDAGRLAGINVERILNEPTAAALAYGFDRSAVRRALVFDLGGGTFDVSLLRIANGVFDVKATNGDTQLGGNDFDQRIVDWLAEAFLKEHEVDLRRDRQALQRLTEAAEKAKQELSGVTSTPVSLPFIATGADGPLHIETTLDRETFEGLCPDLLDRLLVPVQTALRDSGWAAEDIDDVVLVGGSTRMPMVQQLVRTLIPNDPCQSVNPDEVVAVGAAVQAGIITGELRDLLLNDVTPLSLGLETIGGLMKVLIPRNTQIPVRQSDVFSTSEPNQSSVEIHVWQGERQMATDNKSLGRFRLSGIPPAPRGVPQIQVAFDIDANGILQVSATDRTTGRKQSVTIQGGSTLSEDEIQGLLAEAEARADEDRRKRSTIERRNSAMTLVAQAERRLRDAALELGPYGAERQQRAVEMSVRDVQDLLQQDDLQELEMAVSGLQEALFGLNRRLTAERQTDAGPLQGLKSTLGTLKDELFAEDDWDDDPWASPQSRYDGRMRGGRRGIDPWDDDNFR from the coding sequence ATGGGCCGGATCGTCGGAATCGACCTGGGTACCACCAATTCCGTCGTGGCTGTTCTTGAGGCCGGGCGGCCCGTGGTGATTGCCAATGCGGAGGGCACCAGGACGACCCCCTCCGTGCTGGGTTACACCAAAGACAACGAACTTCTGGTGGGTCAACCGGCTCGACGCCAGCTGGTTCTCAATCCGCGCAACACCTTCTCCAATCTCAAGCGTTTTGTCGGTCGGGCCTGGGATGAGCTCGACGACGGATCACTCACTGTTCCTTACACGGTCCGCTCCAACAGTCAGGGCAATGTCCGCGTGGCTTGTCCTCAGACCGAGCGGGAGTATGCACCAGAGGAACTCGTGGCCAGCATCCTGCGCAAGCTTGTGGATGATGCCTCCACCTATCTCGGCGAAGAGGTGGAATCCGCGGTGATCACCGTTCCCGCCTACTTCAATGATGCACAGCGTCAGGCCACCCGAGATGCCGGTCGACTGGCTGGAATCAATGTTGAGCGGATTCTCAATGAACCCACCGCAGCTGCCCTCGCCTACGGCTTTGATCGCAGTGCGGTCCGACGTGCCCTCGTTTTTGATCTCGGAGGCGGAACCTTCGACGTGTCGCTGCTGAGGATCGCCAACGGTGTTTTTGATGTCAAAGCCACCAACGGTGACACCCAGCTGGGCGGTAATGACTTCGATCAACGCATTGTTGACTGGCTGGCGGAAGCTTTTCTCAAGGAGCACGAAGTCGACCTGAGGCGTGATCGTCAGGCGCTGCAGCGACTCACCGAAGCTGCCGAAAAGGCCAAGCAGGAGCTTTCCGGCGTCACCTCCACACCTGTCTCCCTGCCCTTCATCGCCACGGGTGCAGACGGTCCTCTCCACATCGAAACAACACTGGACCGGGAAACCTTCGAGGGTTTGTGTCCTGATCTTCTCGACCGTTTGCTGGTTCCGGTGCAGACAGCTCTCAGAGATTCCGGTTGGGCCGCTGAGGATATTGATGATGTGGTGCTTGTTGGCGGCAGCACTCGCATGCCGATGGTGCAGCAACTGGTCAGAACACTGATCCCCAATGACCCTTGCCAATCGGTCAACCCTGATGAAGTGGTGGCAGTGGGTGCAGCGGTTCAGGCAGGGATCATCACTGGCGAGTTGCGCGATCTGCTGCTCAATGACGTCACACCGCTTTCGTTGGGACTGGAAACCATCGGTGGTCTGATGAAGGTTCTGATTCCGCGTAATACCCAGATCCCTGTTCGTCAGTCCGACGTGTTCAGCACATCGGAGCCAAACCAGTCATCGGTCGAAATTCATGTCTGGCAGGGCGAGCGCCAGATGGCGACCGACAACAAATCACTGGGACGTTTTCGACTTTCGGGAATTCCTCCGGCGCCTCGTGGTGTGCCTCAGATCCAGGTTGCCTTCGATATCGATGCCAACGGAATTCTTCAGGTGAGTGCAACGGATCGGACGACGGGCCGTAAGCAGTCGGTGACCATCCAGGGCGGGTCAACGCTCAGTGAGGATGAAATTCAGGGTCTCCTCGCTGAAGCCGAGGCACGCGCTGATGAAGACCGTCGCAAGCGCTCCACGATCGAGCGACGCAACTCGGCGATGACCTTGGTGGCACAGGCAGAGCGACGACTCCGCGACGCCGCTCTGGAGCTTGGCCCCTACGGAGCTGAACGTCAGCAAAGAGCGGTTGAGATGTCGGTTCGTGATGTCCAGGATCTCCTGCAACAGGATGATCTTCAGGAGCTTGAGATGGCTGTGAGCGGTCTTCAGGAGGCGCTGTTCGGTCTGAATCGCCGTCTCACAGCTGAGCGTCAGACCGACGCCGGACCTCTGCAGGGGCTGAAAAGCACCCTCGGCACTCTCAAGGACGAGCTGTTTGCAGAAGACGACTGGGATGACGATCCCTGGGCATCGCCACAGTCCCGTTATGACGGACGCATGAGAGGTGGCCGAAGAGGGATTGACCCCTGGGATGATGACAACTTCCGCTGA
- a CDS encoding ATP phosphoribosyltransferase regulatory subunit, with protein MALQPASGVRDLNPQQVQRNQELRETLAEVFRLWGYEEVTPPRIERMDTLKAGGAIDSRDIVRLVSDEPLGLRPELTASIARAACTRLMERQRPLRLWSCGTVFESRTADEGGQCIEENLHCGVELFGGLGVESELELFSLLLASLKSLNLDKSHQPRLLIGHTNLMDLLLEPFEARQRNRIRACLSQYDRLGLQELGLENRAQENLALWLDRRGTPQDILNSLYAQYPNQEVLRQLQRLITHLHPLAEQSGLQLQLDPTFQPHYELYDGIVLQLVCQGTSAPVVIARGGRYDSLVRKLGGEGAEATGLGFSYCVDDIRDLPGDAITTTHDQSAALICYGPTETLESALQRQMALHQQGRISVIDHRACGSHAEALDRLNQSGCDCLEWIDH; from the coding sequence ATGGCCCTGCAACCCGCCTCAGGCGTGAGAGATCTCAATCCTCAGCAGGTTCAACGCAATCAGGAACTCAGGGAAACCCTGGCTGAAGTGTTTCGCCTTTGGGGATACGAGGAAGTCACGCCCCCCAGGATTGAACGGATGGACACGCTCAAAGCGGGAGGAGCCATCGACAGCCGCGACATTGTGCGACTTGTCTCGGATGAACCCCTGGGGTTGAGACCGGAACTGACAGCCTCCATCGCCCGAGCAGCTTGCACAAGGCTCATGGAGCGTCAGCGACCGCTGAGACTGTGGAGCTGCGGAACAGTCTTCGAGTCAAGAACAGCCGATGAAGGCGGTCAGTGCATTGAGGAGAACCTGCACTGCGGTGTTGAGCTGTTCGGAGGCCTGGGTGTTGAGTCGGAGCTTGAATTGTTCAGTCTTTTGTTGGCATCGCTGAAAAGCCTGAACCTGGACAAGTCCCATCAACCGAGGCTGTTGATCGGGCACACCAATCTGATGGACTTGTTGCTGGAACCATTCGAAGCAAGACAGAGAAACAGGATCCGTGCCTGTCTGAGTCAGTACGACCGCCTGGGCCTGCAGGAGCTGGGGTTGGAGAATCGTGCCCAAGAGAACCTGGCCTTGTGGCTCGATCGTCGCGGCACCCCCCAGGACATTCTCAACTCACTGTATGCGCAGTATCCGAATCAAGAGGTGCTCAGGCAGCTGCAGAGGCTGATCACCCATCTGCATCCCCTTGCTGAGCAGTCGGGACTGCAACTGCAACTTGACCCCACATTCCAGCCTCACTACGAGCTTTATGACGGCATCGTGCTGCAACTGGTCTGCCAGGGAACCTCTGCTCCTGTGGTGATAGCCCGCGGCGGACGATACGACTCACTGGTCAGGAAACTTGGTGGTGAAGGCGCTGAGGCAACAGGCCTGGGATTCAGCTACTGCGTCGATGACATCAGGGATCTTCCGGGAGACGCCATCACCACCACCCATGATCAGAGCGCTGCACTGATCTGTTACGGGCCCACTGAAACTCTGGAATCAGCATTGCAACGCCAGATGGCACTCCACCAACAGGGGAGGATCAGTGTGATTGATCATCGTGCCTGTGGCAGTCATGCTGAAGCGCTCGATCGTTTGAATCAATCGGGCTGTGACTGCCTCGAATGGATCGATCACTAA
- the pstA gene encoding phosphate ABC transporter permease PstA, with translation MAISPTASLRRDIPDLSYKQGLRRNLLNKILTFLVGLFSAVAVLPLVAVLAYVLIKGGGVLNLTLFTAASTGLEGGGIGNAVIGTIIVTFLSALIAIPVGVGGGIFLAEYSVGGVFANFIRFGTNVMAGVPSIIAGVFVYAVIVKTKIIFGNSYSAIAGGVALSILMLPTVIKTTDEGLKLVPDDLRRAALGVGASKFVTILRITLPSAFTPIATGVVLSIARAAGETAPLIFTALFSPFWPEGFDTVFHPIATLSVLIYNFATLPYESQNELAWAASFVLVLFILLINLFARWLRRFASN, from the coding sequence ATGGCAATTTCACCAACAGCAAGCCTGAGACGAGACATTCCTGACCTGTCGTATAAGCAGGGCTTGAGGCGCAATTTACTCAATAAAATTCTCACATTTTTGGTCGGATTATTTTCAGCAGTTGCTGTTCTACCGTTAGTCGCCGTACTGGCTTATGTGCTGATCAAAGGTGGAGGTGTACTCAACCTGACTCTGTTCACTGCAGCATCCACAGGACTTGAAGGTGGCGGCATTGGCAATGCGGTGATCGGCACAATCATCGTCACCTTTCTATCGGCTCTAATCGCCATTCCAGTCGGGGTAGGAGGTGGGATTTTTCTTGCTGAGTATTCAGTAGGTGGAGTCTTTGCGAATTTTATTCGCTTCGGGACCAACGTGATGGCGGGCGTCCCATCCATTATTGCTGGTGTCTTTGTTTATGCCGTGATCGTCAAAACAAAGATTATTTTTGGCAACTCCTACAGTGCAATTGCAGGTGGCGTTGCATTATCGATTTTGATGTTACCGACGGTCATCAAGACCACTGACGAAGGCCTCAAGTTGGTTCCCGACGACCTCCGACGCGCCGCATTGGGTGTGGGCGCATCCAAGTTCGTCACGATTCTGCGAATCACCCTTCCTTCTGCCTTCACCCCCATCGCCACAGGTGTGGTGTTATCGATTGCGAGAGCAGCAGGAGAGACAGCGCCATTGATTTTCACAGCTCTGTTTTCACCCTTCTGGCCTGAAGGATTCGATACAGTTTTTCACCCAATTGCAACACTTTCAGTACTGATCTACAACTTTGCGACACTGCCCTATGAATCTCAGAACGAACTCGCATGGGCAGCATCGTTCGTGCTTGTTCTATTTATCCTGCTGATCAATCTGTTTGCTCGATGGCTAAGACGTTTTGCCTCCAATTGA
- the rpmB gene encoding 50S ribosomal protein L28, whose product MSRVCQLTGTRANNGMAVSHSHIRTKKLQQANLQQRRLWWAEGNRWVNLRITTRALKTIQKKGLGAYAKSLGIDLAKV is encoded by the coding sequence ATGTCCCGGGTGTGTCAGCTCACTGGTACGCGTGCCAACAACGGAATGGCAGTGAGCCACTCCCATATCAGAACGAAAAAGCTGCAACAGGCCAATCTTCAGCAGCGCCGTCTCTGGTGGGCTGAGGGAAACCGCTGGGTGAACCTTCGGATCACGACCCGTGCTCTCAAGACCATCCAGAAGAAAGGCCTTGGTGCTTACGCCAAGTCTCTTGGCATCGACCTGGCCAAAGTCTGA
- the htpG gene encoding molecular chaperone HtpG: MSVLEQGQIQIHTENIFPIIKKAVYSGHEVFLRELVSNGTDAISKRRMAAMAGDCSEGDEGLINITVDREAKTVRISDNGIGMTADEVKKYINQVAFSSAEDFLEKYKQESDAIIGHFGLGFYSSFMVAKEVELITRSARPDSEAVRWICDGSPAFKLESHERTEPGTDVILHLMEDELEYLEPARLRTLITQYCDFMPIDVQLEGESVNKRNPAWRRNPREMSDQDYIDLYHYLYPFQGDPLLWVHLNTDYPYTLQGILFFPQSVGRADWEKGDIRLYCNQVYVSDSIKEIVPRYLLPLRGVIDSPDIPLNVSRSALQTDRKVRSIGNFVAKKVADRLKNLKKDQPEQYAEAWDSLAPFVKIGAMEDDKFAEQVSELILFTTTAEASEGEADPIKAAEKNYTTLTSYQGRLSDTQSKRILYCTDEVAQAGALSLWKSQGAEVIFAETVIDSQFLPWLEATNDQFKFQRVDAELDESLRDEKPEISDQDGETQSESIRSLIKEALNNDKVTIQVQALKGGEDAPPAMILLPEQMRRMNDMGALMEQRLPGLPDHHVLLINRRHPLVEGLLRLSAGGVLVGTEQSSPSKRLASELALHLYDMARLGVGGLEPNELAGFQSRSAKLMSELVSKGT, from the coding sequence ATGTCGGTGCTTGAACAGGGTCAGATTCAGATCCATACCGAAAACATTTTTCCAATCATCAAGAAGGCCGTTTATTCAGGCCACGAAGTATTTCTAAGAGAACTGGTCAGCAATGGGACTGATGCCATCAGCAAACGCCGCATGGCAGCGATGGCAGGCGACTGTTCTGAAGGAGATGAGGGTCTGATCAATATCACTGTTGATCGAGAAGCAAAGACAGTCAGAATCAGCGACAACGGAATCGGGATGACTGCCGATGAAGTGAAAAAGTACATCAACCAGGTGGCATTTTCCAGTGCGGAGGATTTCCTGGAGAAATACAAACAGGAATCAGACGCCATTATTGGCCATTTCGGTCTTGGATTTTACTCCAGCTTCATGGTTGCCAAAGAGGTGGAGTTGATCACCCGCTCAGCGCGCCCAGACAGTGAAGCAGTTCGCTGGATCTGCGACGGATCTCCCGCTTTCAAACTGGAGAGTCACGAAAGAACTGAGCCTGGTACAGACGTCATCCTCCACTTAATGGAGGATGAACTTGAGTATCTGGAGCCTGCAAGGTTACGCACACTGATCACTCAGTACTGCGACTTCATGCCCATCGATGTCCAACTCGAGGGCGAAAGTGTCAACAAAAGGAATCCAGCCTGGAGAAGAAATCCCAGAGAGATGTCCGACCAGGATTATATCGACCTTTACCACTATCTCTATCCTTTCCAGGGAGACCCACTGCTCTGGGTTCACTTAAATACTGACTATCCCTATACACTGCAGGGGATCCTGTTCTTCCCTCAATCCGTAGGACGAGCAGACTGGGAAAAAGGTGATATTCGCTTGTACTGCAATCAGGTTTATGTCAGCGATTCAATCAAAGAAATTGTTCCGCGTTATCTCCTGCCTTTGAGAGGAGTCATTGACTCCCCTGACATTCCTTTGAATGTCAGCAGAAGCGCACTTCAAACTGATCGAAAAGTCAGATCGATTGGCAATTTTGTTGCCAAGAAAGTAGCTGACCGTTTAAAAAATCTGAAAAAAGATCAACCTGAACAATACGCTGAAGCCTGGGACTCTCTGGCACCATTTGTAAAAATTGGTGCGATGGAAGACGATAAGTTCGCTGAGCAAGTATCCGAGTTGATCTTGTTCACAACCACTGCAGAAGCATCGGAAGGAGAGGCAGATCCCATCAAGGCAGCAGAAAAAAATTACACAACACTGACGTCCTATCAGGGCAGACTTTCAGACACGCAATCCAAAAGAATTCTGTATTGCACTGATGAAGTCGCCCAGGCGGGTGCCTTGTCGCTTTGGAAAAGCCAGGGTGCTGAGGTGATTTTCGCCGAAACGGTCATCGATAGTCAGTTTCTGCCCTGGCTGGAGGCAACGAATGATCAGTTCAAATTCCAAAGAGTGGATGCGGAGCTGGACGAGAGTCTTCGCGATGAGAAACCTGAAATCAGTGACCAGGATGGTGAAACGCAGAGTGAATCAATTCGAAGCCTGATCAAAGAAGCACTCAACAATGACAAAGTCACAATTCAGGTGCAGGCGTTGAAAGGAGGTGAAGACGCTCCACCAGCAATGATCCTGCTTCCGGAGCAGATGCGACGCATGAATGACATGGGAGCTCTGATGGAACAACGCCTGCCAGGCTTGCCTGACCATCACGTGCTGCTGATCAACCGTCGGCATCCACTTGTCGAAGGACTGCTGAGACTGTCTGCGGGTGGTGTTCTTGTCGGAACCGAACAGTCCTCTCCGAGCAAACGACTGGCTTCGGAGCTCGCTTTGCATCTCTACGACATGGCACGTCTAGGCGTGGGTGGACTGGAACCCAATGAACTGGCAGGCTTCCAGTCACGCAGCGCCAAGCTGATGTCAGAGCTTGTGAGTAAAGGGACCTGA
- a CDS encoding inositol monophosphatase family protein — MTTGHLDCNAAAADARLTTSRLEQLSQVARIAAELGGSVLMQHYGRLVSIEQKARAGDLVTNADLAAEKAVLASLTEATPEIPVLAEESGALGDVSDLCWCVDPLDGTTNFAHGYPFFATSIGLLWRGLPILGAVAVPFLEEVFWCCPGTGAFLHDHRIEVSGCSSLEDSLLVTGFAYDRRERVDNNYAEFCRLTHKTRGVRRGGAAAVDLAYVAAGRLDGYWERGLSPWDLTAGAALVVIAGGEVSDYRAQSYDVSSGRILATGPGLYSALQRELEGVEPFAEQLYSD, encoded by the coding sequence ATGACAACAGGGCATCTGGATTGCAATGCCGCCGCCGCTGATGCCCGCCTGACAACCTCAAGGCTTGAGCAACTCAGCCAGGTCGCAAGAATTGCAGCCGAACTGGGCGGTTCGGTGTTGATGCAGCACTACGGTCGCCTTGTGTCCATTGAGCAGAAAGCCAGAGCAGGAGATCTGGTCACCAATGCCGATCTGGCGGCCGAGAAGGCCGTGCTTGCCAGCCTCACCGAGGCCACCCCTGAAATTCCTGTTCTCGCGGAGGAATCCGGGGCGCTGGGTGATGTCTCCGATCTGTGCTGGTGTGTTGACCCTCTCGATGGCACAACGAATTTTGCCCACGGGTACCCGTTCTTCGCCACGTCGATCGGACTGCTCTGGAGAGGTCTTCCGATCCTTGGAGCAGTGGCTGTGCCGTTTTTGGAGGAGGTGTTCTGGTGTTGTCCAGGCACAGGAGCGTTCCTCCATGACCATCGCATCGAGGTGAGTGGCTGCTCGTCACTGGAAGACAGCCTGCTAGTGACGGGATTCGCCTATGACCGCAGGGAACGCGTGGACAACAACTACGCGGAGTTCTGCCGGTTGACCCACAAAACAAGGGGTGTACGCCGCGGTGGTGCCGCAGCAGTTGATTTGGCCTATGTGGCTGCAGGACGACTCGACGGTTACTGGGAGCGAGGTTTATCTCCCTGGGATCTCACAGCTGGCGCAGCTTTGGTGGTGATCGCAGGTGGTGAGGTCAGTGATTACCGAGCCCAGAGTTACGACGTGTCATCCGGTCGAATTCTGGCCACTGGACCTGGGCTGTACAGCGCACTTCAGAGAGAACTCGAGGGGGTCGAACCTTTCGCAGAACAGCTCTACTCAGACTGA